In Apium graveolens cultivar Ventura chromosome 10, ASM990537v1, whole genome shotgun sequence, the following are encoded in one genomic region:
- the LOC141692694 gene encoding karrikin insensitive 2 receptor CA-like: MGIVEAAHNVKIVGSGSGSGSGTGSGSGSQTIVLAHGFGTDQSVWKHLVPHLVDDYRVILFDNMGAGTTNPDYFDFDRYATLEGYAFDVIAILTELQVQSCIYVGHSVSAMIGSIASITRPDLFSKLILLSGSPRYLNDVDYFGGFEQEDLDQLFEAMQSNFKAWCAGFAPLAVGGDMDSVAVQEFSRTLFNMRPDIALSVAKIIFMSDMRHLLCHVTVPCHIIQSMKDLAVPVVVSEYLHRNIGGESIVEVMSTDGHLPQLSSPDVVIPVLLRHIRNNIVV, translated from the exons ATGGGAATAGTTGAAGCTGCACACAACGTGAAAATAGTTGGTTCAGGCTCAGGCTCAGGCTCAGGCACAGGCTCAGGCTCAGGCTCACAAACAATAGTTTTAGCTCATGGGTTTGGTACGGACCAGTCAGTTTGGAAGCACTTGGTGCCTCATTTAGTTGATGATTATCGTGTTATACTTTTTGACAACATGGGTGCTGGTACTACTAATCCTGATTATTTCGATTTTGATCGTTATGCTACTCTGGAGGGTTATGCTTTTGATGTTATTGCTATTTTGACCGAGTTACAAGTCCAGTCTTGTATTTATGTTGGTCATTCTGTTTCTGCTATGATTGGTTCCATTGCCTCCATTACTCGTCCTGATCTCTTTTCCAAGCTCATTCTTCTCTCCGGCTCTCCCAG ATACTTGAATGACGTGGACTACTTCGGTGGATTTGAACAAGAGGATCTGGATCAACTATTTGAAGCAATGCAATCAAATTTCAAGGCATGGTGTGCTGGATTTGCACCACTAGCTGTGGGCGGTGATATGGACTCGGTTGCTGTTCAGGAATTCAGTAGGACTCTGTTCAACATGAGACCAGACATAGCTTTGAGTGTGGCAAAGATCATATTTATGAGCGACATGAGACATTTGTTGTGCCACGTAACGGTGCCTTGCCATATAATTCAGAGCATGAAAGACCTGGCCGTGCCTGTGGTGGTCTCGGAATACCTTCACCGAAACATTGGTGGTGAGTCGATCGTGGAGGTTATGTCGACTGATGGTCATTTACCGCAGTTGAGCTCACCGGATGTTGTCATCCCAGTGCTTCTTAGGCACATCCGGAACAACATTGTTGTATGA